From the Flavimarina sp. Hel_I_48 genome, one window contains:
- a CDS encoding ferrous iron transport protein A codes for MIITLADLKRGEKAIIKEFEVEDVPLKLLEMGCLPGNEVELVQIAPFKDPMYLNINGSHLAIRRETAAHIKVEKIKDE; via the coding sequence TTGATAATCACTCTCGCAGACTTAAAACGCGGTGAAAAAGCCATAATCAAGGAATTTGAGGTAGAAGATGTTCCACTCAAACTACTGGAGATGGGCTGCCTGCCGGGCAATGAGGTTGAACTGGTACAAATTGCTCCATTTAAAGACCCCATGTACCTTAATATAAATGGAAGCCATCTTGCCATACGCCGCGAGACCGCAGCACATATCAAGGTAGAAAAAATAAAGGATGAGTAA
- the rseP gene encoding RIP metalloprotease RseP translates to MDPFFVKAIQFILSLSLLIVLHEFGHFIPARIFKIKVEKFFLFFDVKFALFKKKIGDTVYGIGWLPLGGYVKIAGMIDESMDTEAMAEEPKPWEFRSRPAWQRLIVMIGGVTVNIVLALVIYSCIIGFYGEPFTSKEDLKNGFGFTPTMEQYGFEQGDKIVSINGEPLKDQLEFPTYVMMRDLDEVTVLHENGSEEVLTPPEDLAMELFKKGEMFGVNFPRTPIKLDSVFASAKEAGVLGTDELVSLNGVPLKYQSDFKYALQVNRDSIAKLEVLRGGSTMSFDLKKNEDGMLGIGFGFTDPQNRIPKRQKEFYGIGTSISKGVSYGYWKLHDYVAQFKFVFTAKGATQVGGFGAIAGLFPDTWDWLTFWETTAFISIALAFMNILPIPALDGGHVMFLLYEMITGRTPSDKFLEYAQIIGFFLILALVLFANGNDVYRWLTGS, encoded by the coding sequence ATGGATCCATTTTTTGTAAAAGCCATACAATTTATTTTAAGTCTGTCCCTATTGATCGTTTTACACGAATTTGGACATTTTATCCCCGCCCGAATTTTCAAAATCAAGGTTGAAAAGTTTTTCCTCTTTTTTGATGTAAAATTTGCCCTTTTTAAGAAAAAAATAGGGGACACGGTGTACGGTATCGGCTGGCTTCCGCTGGGAGGTTATGTAAAGATTGCCGGTATGATTGACGAAAGCATGGATACCGAGGCCATGGCCGAGGAGCCCAAACCCTGGGAATTCCGCAGTAGGCCGGCATGGCAGCGACTTATTGTAATGATAGGCGGGGTAACGGTAAATATCGTACTTGCACTGGTTATCTACAGTTGCATCATAGGATTTTATGGCGAGCCTTTTACCAGTAAAGAAGATTTAAAAAATGGCTTTGGATTTACTCCCACAATGGAGCAATATGGCTTTGAGCAGGGGGACAAGATCGTATCAATAAACGGAGAACCTCTCAAGGATCAATTAGAGTTTCCCACGTATGTAATGATGCGGGACCTGGATGAAGTCACTGTTCTGCATGAAAATGGTTCAGAAGAAGTTCTTACCCCGCCAGAAGATCTTGCTATGGAATTGTTTAAAAAAGGGGAAATGTTTGGGGTTAATTTTCCCAGAACCCCTATAAAGCTGGATTCCGTTTTTGCATCTGCCAAAGAAGCGGGTGTGCTGGGTACTGATGAACTCGTAAGCCTCAACGGGGTGCCTTTAAAATATCAATCAGATTTTAAGTATGCACTTCAAGTGAACAGGGATTCTATTGCTAAGCTTGAAGTGTTGCGTGGTGGTAGTACCATGAGTTTTGACTTAAAGAAGAATGAAGACGGAATGCTAGGTATAGGTTTTGGCTTTACTGATCCTCAAAACAGAATTCCCAAAAGACAGAAAGAGTTTTATGGTATAGGAACCAGTATAAGTAAAGGAGTTTCTTACGGGTACTGGAAACTTCACGATTATGTGGCACAGTTTAAATTTGTCTTCACGGCAAAAGGGGCCACTCAGGTGGGTGGTTTTGGAGCGATTGCAGGCCTTTTTCCAGACACCTGGGACTGGCTTACTTTTTGGGAAACTACCGCGTTTATATCCATCGCACTGGCGTTTATGAATATTTTGCCTATTCCTGCCTTAGATGGTGGTCACGTAATGTTCTTGCTTTATGAAATGATAACGGGCAGGACGCCAAGTGATAAGTTTTTAGAGTATGCTCAGATCATAGGTTTCTTCTTAATTCTTGCGCTAGTGTTGTTTGCAAATGGAAACGATGTGTATCGCTGGCTGACAGGAAGTTAG
- a CDS encoding metallophosphoesterase family protein produces the protein MSDYKLSIAVVSDLHCHSSRASSRDNNTYLLSDKLRLPKSDHPVEALLELIDDEGITSDLTLCPGDFTDQHNIQGFLSGWGFALEIHNKLDSDDIVATLGNHDVDSRNNDTLFSFTTARSIGLDFPIKEETNSDEFWSKGFTFLERQSYQLLVINTCHYHQNIDSAVKGQMELSQIEKIKKYLNKNNTDKIKIACCHHHPVQHARLGLGEADFVMNGEELVRLLGDYNYDLIIHGHKHDALLREHVTESGKKITIFGSGSFSSTSNMLLTSKRNSFHFLNINKNAGDLAAMGTIKTWTYLPQKGWNFLDDPSGFSRLTGFGNQKSPKDLAKEIYDLILNDLKTEWKDLLSIKGELCFLNQNQLEEVIIELKNFNVLVTPALPSQPTQVFNLNKINNV, from the coding sequence ATGAGCGATTACAAGTTGAGTATTGCTGTTGTTAGTGACTTACATTGTCATTCTAGTCGTGCCTCATCACGTGATAATAACACTTATTTGCTTTCGGATAAGCTTCGGTTACCAAAAAGTGACCACCCTGTAGAAGCTCTTTTGGAGCTTATAGATGATGAAGGTATTACTTCTGACTTGACTTTATGTCCTGGGGATTTTACAGACCAACATAATATTCAGGGTTTTTTAAGTGGATGGGGATTTGCCTTGGAGATTCATAATAAGCTCGATTCTGACGATATAGTTGCTACTCTAGGCAATCATGATGTAGATAGTAGAAACAATGATACACTTTTTAGTTTTACTACAGCACGGAGCATAGGTCTGGATTTTCCGATTAAGGAAGAAACAAATAGTGACGAGTTTTGGAGCAAAGGCTTTACTTTTTTAGAACGACAGAGTTATCAATTATTAGTAATAAATACTTGCCACTATCATCAAAATATAGACTCAGCTGTTAAAGGTCAAATGGAGTTAAGTCAAATTGAAAAAATTAAAAAATATCTAAACAAGAATAATACAGATAAAATTAAAATAGCCTGTTGCCATCATCACCCTGTGCAGCACGCTAGATTAGGTCTCGGGGAAGCAGACTTTGTAATGAATGGTGAAGAGTTAGTACGATTACTTGGTGATTATAATTATGACTTAATCATACATGGTCATAAACATGACGCATTACTTAGAGAACATGTTACTGAGTCAGGAAAAAAAATAACCATTTTTGGATCTGGAAGTTTTTCATCTACTTCTAATATGTTACTTACTAGTAAAAGAAACAGTTTTCATTTTTTAAATATTAACAAAAATGCGGGAGATTTAGCCGCAATGGGAACCATAAAAACTTGGACTTACTTACCTCAAAAAGGTTGGAATTTTCTTGATGATCCTAGTGGATTTAGCAGGTTGACTGGTTTTGGGAATCAAAAAAGTCCAAAAGATTTAGCTAAGGAAATTTATGATCTTATATTAAACGATTTGAAAACAGAGTGGAAGGATCTATTATCTATTAAGGGAGAGCTTTGTTTTTTAAATCAGAATCAACTTGAGGAAGTAATAATAGAGTTGAAAAATTTTAATGTGCTAGTTACTCCTGCCCTCCCAAGTCAGCCGACTCAAGTTTTCAATTTAAACAAAATAAATAATGTCTGA
- a CDS encoding SCO family protein — MLHFFAKYKKFAIFLAIFSAIILYIIYTLLSPPPSLPVFQPTMVDATLVDSSKQFEKKFHRIADFKLVNQNGDTITQEDYEDKIYVADFFFTTCQTICPIMTDHMVQIQQKIKNDDKVKLLSHTVIPEVDTVAQLKRYAEEKGVIDSKWDLVTGPKKEIYDLARKSYLAVKTAGDGGKYDMIHTENFMLIDSKKQIRGFYDGTDPEAIEKLMEDIETLEKIEAR; from the coding sequence ATGCTCCATTTTTTTGCTAAATATAAAAAGTTTGCCATCTTCCTGGCCATTTTCTCGGCGATCATCCTCTATATCATCTACACGCTACTCTCGCCGCCACCATCATTGCCCGTTTTTCAGCCTACTATGGTTGATGCCACGCTTGTGGATAGCAGCAAGCAATTTGAAAAAAAATTTCATCGTATCGCAGATTTTAAACTGGTAAACCAGAACGGTGACACCATTACGCAAGAGGATTATGAGGATAAAATTTACGTTGCAGATTTTTTCTTTACCACCTGCCAGACCATTTGCCCCATCATGACAGACCACATGGTACAGATTCAGCAAAAAATAAAAAATGACGATAAAGTAAAATTGCTGTCCCACACGGTAATCCCCGAGGTGGATACCGTCGCCCAACTCAAGCGCTACGCGGAAGAAAAAGGGGTGATAGATTCAAAATGGGACTTGGTCACCGGTCCTAAAAAAGAAATCTACGACCTTGCCCGTAAAAGTTACCTTGCCGTAAAAACCGCTGGAGATGGCGGCAAATACGATATGATACATACCGAAAACTTTATGCTCATAGATAGTAAAAAGCAAATACGTGGTTTTTATGATGGTACAGATCCCGAAGCCATAGAGAAACTAATGGAAGATATTGAAACGCTTGAAAAAATTGAGGCACGCTGA
- a CDS encoding DNA adenine methylase, with protein sequence MSSITNKNIVAKPFLRWTGSKSWLVKDGLDKFIPKTFKNYHEPFLGGGSVFFSFEDNRAAYLYDLNEELINTYQQIKDNVDLVINSLKRLKNSEDEYYRIRSAKTTTPHTSAARFIYLNRTSFNGIYRVNSKGLYNVPYGRRKNVDIITDSNLKAVSSRLKNVELMFSDFEEVLTKSKRGDLVFLDPPYTVAHENNGFIAYNQKLFSWSDQERLAMVVKKLSDMGCYFILTNASHPSIVQTYSGLGEIYKVSRHSKVGGRNKTRGDFNELIITNII encoded by the coding sequence TTGAGCTCTATCACAAACAAAAATATTGTTGCTAAACCTTTCCTGCGCTGGACAGGTTCAAAGTCGTGGTTAGTGAAAGATGGATTAGATAAATTTATTCCTAAAACATTTAAAAATTATCATGAACCTTTTTTGGGGGGTGGATCAGTCTTTTTCAGTTTTGAAGATAATCGAGCTGCCTACCTTTATGATTTAAACGAAGAGCTTATTAATACGTATCAGCAAATTAAAGACAATGTTGATTTGGTTATTAATTCGCTTAAAAGATTGAAGAACTCTGAAGATGAATACTATAGGATACGTAGTGCTAAAACAACAACCCCTCATACAAGTGCTGCACGATTTATTTATTTAAACAGAACTTCTTTTAATGGTATTTATAGAGTGAACAGCAAGGGCCTTTATAATGTTCCTTATGGTAGAAGGAAAAATGTAGATATAATAACAGATTCAAATTTAAAAGCAGTGAGCTCAAGATTAAAAAATGTAGAGCTAATGTTTTCAGACTTCGAAGAGGTTTTAACTAAAAGTAAAAGAGGGGATTTGGTTTTTTTAGACCCCCCTTATACTGTAGCTCACGAGAATAATGGTTTCATTGCATACAACCAAAAGCTTTTTTCTTGGTCAGATCAAGAAAGGCTTGCTATGGTTGTCAAAAAGCTTTCTGATATGGGGTGTTATTTTATATTAACGAATGCATCACATCCATCAATAGTTCAAACGTATTCTGGTTTAGGGGAAATCTATAAAGTATCGAGACACTCAAAGGTTGGAGGTAGAAACAAAACTCGAGGAGATTTTAATGAACTTATTATTACAAATATTATTTAA
- the feoB gene encoding ferrous iron transport protein B — MSKQLNVALIGNPNTGKTSVFNRLTGLNQKVGNYPGITVEKKEGVCKLPRGVKAHILDLPGTYSLNASSLDENLVIELLLNKNDKDYPDVAVVISDIENLKRNLLLFTQIKDLKIPTILVINMADRMKRKAITLDVEALEERLNTKIALVSSRKNIGFDHVKELITEYRSLSVEPCVNASVIAPDYFDRLRKAFPKQDLYKLWLVITQDVNFGKLNRQEIQNIASFQTESKSNLKRLQQKETIVRYQFINGVLKETLTIDHLAAKDLRSRLDRVLTHKIWGYLIFFAILLLIFQAIYDWSAYPMDLIDLAFASMAEWIKTTMPAGAFTNLLAEGIIPGLGGIVIFIPQIAFLFFFISILEETGYMSRVVFLMDRIMRRFGLSGKSVVPLVSGTACAIPAIMATRNIESWKERLITILVTPFTTCSARLPVYLIIISLVIPDKQVLYIFNYQSLTLMALYLLGFGTAIASAWLLNAILDIKNRTFFVIEMPNYKLPLFKNVAYNVIEKTKSFVFGAGKIILAISIILWVLASNGPGTDFAQAEEIVQEQTAGQDVSTEEFDKLVAAQKLENSYIGYMGKGIEPLVQPLGYDWKIGIAIVSSFAAREVFVGTLATIYSVGADDEKTIKSRMAGEVNPILGGPLFNLASGVSLLLFYAFAMQCMSTLAIVKRETNTWKWPVLQLVIMSGFAYIVALAAFQILK, encoded by the coding sequence ATGAGTAAACAGCTCAACGTCGCGCTTATAGGGAATCCCAATACAGGGAAAACTTCAGTATTTAACCGTCTTACCGGGCTCAATCAGAAAGTGGGCAATTACCCCGGTATCACGGTAGAAAAGAAAGAAGGGGTCTGTAAATTGCCGCGGGGCGTTAAGGCACATATTCTTGACCTCCCGGGTACGTATAGCCTTAACGCGAGTTCGCTTGATGAAAACCTGGTCATTGAGCTTTTGCTCAATAAGAATGATAAAGATTACCCAGATGTTGCTGTTGTAATCAGCGATATCGAAAATCTTAAGCGTAACCTTTTGCTCTTTACCCAGATCAAGGACCTTAAAATCCCAACTATTCTGGTCATTAATATGGCAGACCGTATGAAGCGCAAAGCCATTACTCTTGATGTAGAAGCGCTTGAAGAACGCCTAAATACAAAAATTGCACTCGTAAGTTCACGTAAGAATATTGGTTTTGACCATGTCAAAGAACTTATTACCGAATACCGCTCCCTTTCTGTAGAACCGTGCGTGAATGCTTCGGTGATTGCTCCAGATTATTTTGACAGGTTGCGCAAAGCATTCCCTAAACAGGATCTCTATAAATTATGGTTGGTCATCACTCAGGATGTCAATTTTGGAAAGCTCAACCGACAGGAAATTCAGAATATTGCCTCTTTTCAGACAGAAAGTAAAAGTAACCTGAAGCGTTTACAGCAAAAAGAAACGATCGTAAGGTATCAATTTATAAATGGTGTTTTAAAAGAAACCCTGACCATTGACCATCTCGCTGCAAAAGATCTGCGCAGCCGGCTAGATCGCGTGCTCACGCACAAAATCTGGGGGTATTTGATCTTTTTTGCCATTTTACTGCTCATTTTCCAGGCGATTTACGACTGGTCTGCCTATCCCATGGACCTCATAGATCTTGCGTTTGCCTCTATGGCAGAATGGATCAAAACCACCATGCCGGCGGGCGCATTTACAAATCTCCTTGCCGAAGGTATTATTCCCGGTCTGGGAGGGATCGTGATTTTCATACCTCAAATCGCCTTTCTGTTCTTTTTTATCTCCATTCTGGAAGAGACCGGTTATATGAGCCGCGTCGTCTTTTTAATGGATCGAATCATGCGGCGTTTTGGCCTTAGCGGAAAAAGTGTGGTCCCCCTCGTTTCGGGTACCGCGTGTGCGATCCCGGCAATAATGGCCACCCGAAATATCGAAAGTTGGAAAGAGCGTCTTATCACCATCCTGGTCACCCCATTTACGACCTGTTCTGCACGCTTACCGGTATATTTGATCATTATTTCACTTGTGATCCCAGACAAACAAGTATTGTATATTTTCAATTATCAGAGCCTTACGCTCATGGCGTTATACCTGCTTGGTTTTGGTACCGCCATTGCTTCGGCATGGCTGCTCAATGCAATATTGGATATTAAAAACCGAACCTTTTTTGTCATTGAAATGCCCAACTATAAATTGCCACTATTCAAGAATGTGGCCTATAATGTGATCGAAAAAACGAAATCTTTCGTTTTTGGTGCAGGTAAAATTATTCTGGCGATTTCTATCATCCTTTGGGTTCTCGCCTCTAACGGACCAGGAACAGATTTTGCGCAGGCGGAAGAAATCGTGCAGGAGCAAACTGCTGGTCAGGATGTATCTACTGAAGAATTTGATAAGCTTGTTGCAGCGCAAAAGCTTGAAAATAGCTACATAGGGTATATGGGCAAAGGTATCGAGCCGCTGGTACAACCTTTAGGGTATGACTGGAAAATAGGCATTGCCATCGTAAGCTCTTTTGCGGCCCGCGAGGTTTTTGTGGGTACGCTCGCCACGATTTACAGCGTGGGTGCAGATGATGAAAAAACAATAAAAAGCCGAATGGCCGGTGAGGTAAACCCCATTCTTGGCGGACCACTTTTTAACCTGGCCAGCGGGGTATCGCTATTACTTTTTTATGCCTTTGCCATGCAATGTATGAGCACACTGGCCATTGTAAAACGGGAAACCAACACCTGGAAATGGCCCGTCCTCCAACTGGTAATAATGTCTGGATTTGCGTATATTGTAGCTCTGGCTGCCTTTCAAATCCTGAAATAA